A region from the Equus asinus isolate D_3611 breed Donkey chromosome 3, EquAss-T2T_v2, whole genome shotgun sequence genome encodes:
- the DOK2 gene encoding docking protein 2 isoform X3: MRPTEASERCRLRGSYTLRAGESALELWGGPEPGTQLYDWPYRFLRRFGRDKVTFSFEAGRRCSSGEGNFEFETRQGNEIFLALEEAISAQKNAAPPGLQTQPTTVPMVLPRPESPYSRPHDSLPPPSPTVPLPAPQPRGPEGEYAVPFDAVARNLGKSLRGILAVPPQPPVDPLYDSIEEHPPPQPDHIYDEPEGVAALSLYDSPREPRGKAWRRQAQADGDPSGLKHVYPAGQDFSSSGWPQGTEYDNVILKKGPK; this comes from the exons ATGAGACCCACAGAAGCAAGCGAGAGGTGCCGGCTTCGGGGATCTTATACTCTCCGTGCTGGGGAGAGTGCCCTGGAGCTGTGGGGCGGCCCTGAGCCGGGCACCCAGCTGTATGACTGGCCCTACAGATTCCTGCGGCGCTTCGGGCGTGACAAG GTTACCTTTTCCTTTGAGGCAGGCCGGCGCTGCAGCTCAGGAGAGGGCAACTTTGAGTTCGAAACCCGGCAAGGCAATGAGATCTTCTTGGCCCTGGAAGAGGCCATCTCTGCCCAGAAGAATGCTGCCCCTCCTGGGCTCCAAACGCAGCCAACCACAGTCCCTATGGTGCTGCCCCGACCGGAGAGCCCCTACTCCCGGCCCCATGACTCACTGCCACCACCATCGCCCACCGTCCCACTGCCAGCGCCCCAGCCACGGGGCCCGGAGGGGGAATACGCAGTGCCCTTCGATGCGGTGGCCCGTAACCTGGGGAAGAGCTTGAGGGGCATCCTGGCggttcctccccagccccccgTCGACCCTCTGTACGACAGCATTGAGGAGCACCCACCCCCGCAACCCGACCACATATATGATGAGCCTGAGGGAGTGGCTGCCCTGTCCCTGTATGACAGCCCAAGGGAGCCCCGGGGTaaggcctggaggaggcaggcccAAGCTGATGGGGACCCCAGTGGCCTCAAGCATGTCTACCCAGCGGGGCAGGACTTTTCTTCCTCTGGCTGGCCACAGGGAACCGAGTATGACAATGTCATACTTAAGAAAGGCCCAAAGTGA
- the DOK2 gene encoding docking protein 2 isoform X1: MNLREGGTHGREERRRAGGAGESCGAGRDGERMGEAAVKQGCLFLQQQQTFGKKWRRFGAVLYGGSGCALARLELQEGSEKLRRGEAARRVIRLSDCLRVAEAGGEASSPRDTSAFFLETKERLYLLAAPAAERGEWMQAICLLAFPGQRKELSGPEGKGSQPCMEENELYSSATTVAPRKEFAVTMRPTEASERCRLRGSYTLRAGESALELWGGPEPGTQLYDWPYRFLRRFGRDKVTFSFEAGRRCSSGEGNFEFETRQGNEIFLALEEAISAQKNAAPPGLQTQPTTVPMVLPRPESPYSRPHDSLPPPSPTVPLPAPQPRGPEGEYAVPFDAVARNLGKSLRGILAVPPQPPVDPLYDSIEEHPPPQPDHIYDEPEGVAALSLYDSPREPRGKAWRRQAQADGDPSGLKHVYPAGQDFSSSGWPQGTEYDNVILKKGPK; the protein is encoded by the exons ATGAACTTGAGAGAAGGGGGAACACacggcagagaggagagaaggagggcaggaggggcaggagagagcTGTGGTGCGGGCCGCGATGGTGAGAGGATGGGAGAGGCGGCCGTGAAGCAGGGCTGCCTGTTCCTCCAGCAGCAGCAGACCTTCGGAAAG AAGTGGCGCCGGTTCGGGGCTGTGCTGTATGGAGGGTCGGGCTGCGCTTTGGCCCGGCTGGAGCTCCAGGAAGGCTCGGAGAAGCTACGCCGGGGAGAGGCCGCCCGGAGGGTGATCCGCCTCAGTGACTGCCTGCGGGTGGCCGAGGCTGGTGGGGAGGCCAGCAGCCCCCGGGACACCAGCGCCTTCTTCCTGGAGACCAAGGAGCGCCTGTACCTGCTGGCAGCCCCTGCTGCAGAGCGTGGCGAATGGATGCAGGCCATCTGCCTCCTGGCCTTCCCT GGCCAGAGGAAGGAGCTGTCGgggccagaggggaagggcagccAGCCCTGCATGGAGGAGAACGAATTGTACAGCAGCGCGACCACAG tgGCCCCCCGCAAGGAGTTTGCTGTGACCATGAGACCCACAGAAGCAAGCGAGAGGTGCCGGCTTCGGGGATCTTATACTCTCCGTGCTGGGGAGAGTGCCCTGGAGCTGTGGGGCGGCCCTGAGCCGGGCACCCAGCTGTATGACTGGCCCTACAGATTCCTGCGGCGCTTCGGGCGTGACAAG GTTACCTTTTCCTTTGAGGCAGGCCGGCGCTGCAGCTCAGGAGAGGGCAACTTTGAGTTCGAAACCCGGCAAGGCAATGAGATCTTCTTGGCCCTGGAAGAGGCCATCTCTGCCCAGAAGAATGCTGCCCCTCCTGGGCTCCAAACGCAGCCAACCACAGTCCCTATGGTGCTGCCCCGACCGGAGAGCCCCTACTCCCGGCCCCATGACTCACTGCCACCACCATCGCCCACCGTCCCACTGCCAGCGCCCCAGCCACGGGGCCCGGAGGGGGAATACGCAGTGCCCTTCGATGCGGTGGCCCGTAACCTGGGGAAGAGCTTGAGGGGCATCCTGGCggttcctccccagccccccgTCGACCCTCTGTACGACAGCATTGAGGAGCACCCACCCCCGCAACCCGACCACATATATGATGAGCCTGAGGGAGTGGCTGCCCTGTCCCTGTATGACAGCCCAAGGGAGCCCCGGGGTaaggcctggaggaggcaggcccAAGCTGATGGGGACCCCAGTGGCCTCAAGCATGTCTACCCAGCGGGGCAGGACTTTTCTTCCTCTGGCTGGCCACAGGGAACCGAGTATGACAATGTCATACTTAAGAAAGGCCCAAAGTGA
- the DOK2 gene encoding docking protein 2 isoform X2 has protein sequence MQAICLLAFPGQRKELSGPEGKGSQPCMEENELYSSATTVAPRKEFAVTMRPTEASERCRLRGSYTLRAGESALELWGGPEPGTQLYDWPYRFLRRFGRDKVTFSFEAGRRCSSGEGNFEFETRQGNEIFLALEEAISAQKNAAPPGLQTQPTTVPMVLPRPESPYSRPHDSLPPPSPTVPLPAPQPRGPEGEYAVPFDAVARNLGKSLRGILAVPPQPPVDPLYDSIEEHPPPQPDHIYDEPEGVAALSLYDSPREPRGKAWRRQAQADGDPSGLKHVYPAGQDFSSSGWPQGTEYDNVILKKGPK, from the exons ATGCAGGCCATCTGCCTCCTGGCCTTCCCT GGCCAGAGGAAGGAGCTGTCGgggccagaggggaagggcagccAGCCCTGCATGGAGGAGAACGAATTGTACAGCAGCGCGACCACAG tgGCCCCCCGCAAGGAGTTTGCTGTGACCATGAGACCCACAGAAGCAAGCGAGAGGTGCCGGCTTCGGGGATCTTATACTCTCCGTGCTGGGGAGAGTGCCCTGGAGCTGTGGGGCGGCCCTGAGCCGGGCACCCAGCTGTATGACTGGCCCTACAGATTCCTGCGGCGCTTCGGGCGTGACAAG GTTACCTTTTCCTTTGAGGCAGGCCGGCGCTGCAGCTCAGGAGAGGGCAACTTTGAGTTCGAAACCCGGCAAGGCAATGAGATCTTCTTGGCCCTGGAAGAGGCCATCTCTGCCCAGAAGAATGCTGCCCCTCCTGGGCTCCAAACGCAGCCAACCACAGTCCCTATGGTGCTGCCCCGACCGGAGAGCCCCTACTCCCGGCCCCATGACTCACTGCCACCACCATCGCCCACCGTCCCACTGCCAGCGCCCCAGCCACGGGGCCCGGAGGGGGAATACGCAGTGCCCTTCGATGCGGTGGCCCGTAACCTGGGGAAGAGCTTGAGGGGCATCCTGGCggttcctccccagccccccgTCGACCCTCTGTACGACAGCATTGAGGAGCACCCACCCCCGCAACCCGACCACATATATGATGAGCCTGAGGGAGTGGCTGCCCTGTCCCTGTATGACAGCCCAAGGGAGCCCCGGGGTaaggcctggaggaggcaggcccAAGCTGATGGGGACCCCAGTGGCCTCAAGCATGTCTACCCAGCGGGGCAGGACTTTTCTTCCTCTGGCTGGCCACAGGGAACCGAGTATGACAATGTCATACTTAAGAAAGGCCCAAAGTGA